CTTTCCGGTCACGACCTTTATGTGTTAAGCATTGAGGCCGAGCGCGAGCCGACGTTTTTGACGCACGTTGCGGATTATTTTCGTCGCGTGAAGTTATTGGACGTCGCCATTTTCACGCGGCAATTCTCCACCATGTTGGAAGCGGAGATTCCGCTCGGCGATACACTCAAAAGTTTATATCGTCAGACGACCAACGCAATTCTCCGCGAAACGATTTTTGAAATATCGTCGGATATTGACGCGGGGTTGTCGCTTTCGCAGGCGCTTGGGAAGCACGGCAACGTGTTTGATAATTTTTATGTAAATCTGGTACGCTCGGCGGAAGTCACGGGTAGAGTTGAAGAAGTGATGGGTTTTTTGGCGGATTATTTGGAGAAAGAGCATATCTTGCAGTCAAAGGTGAAAAACGCGCTTATCTACCCGGCGTTTGTCGTGGGGTTGTTTGTGGTGGTCGCGGGAATCTTGATCGGCGTTGTGTTCCCGCAGATCGGACCGATTTTTGAAGAATCCGGCGTGCAATTGCCACTCCCCACGCGCGTGCTCATCGGCGCGGGGAACTTTTTGGCCAACTGGTGGTTTGCGGTGGTGATTGTCTCCGCGATATTTCTTTTTATGGCGATTGACTACGCGCGCAGTCGCGAGGGGAAAATTGTGATAGACCAAATCAGCGTGAAGTTGCCGGTGTTCGGGCAGTTGTTCGTGAAAACATACGTCGCGCGGTTCGCGGAAGCGGTGAATGTGTTGATCCGCGGCGGCATCCCCATCGCGCAGGCGATTGAAATCAGCGCGGACACCATCGGCAGCGACGTGTACCGCGAGGCATTAAAAGAAGCCGCGGC
This sequence is a window from bacterium. Protein-coding genes within it:
- a CDS encoding type II secretion system F family protein → MKYQYSARTKSGEMQMGYVESGSREAAFQMLSGHDLYVLSIEAEREPTFLTHVADYFRRVKLLDVAIFTRQFSTMLEAEIPLGDTLKSLYRQTTNAILRETIFEISSDIDAGLSLSQALGKHGNVFDNFYVNLVRSAEVTGRVEEVMGFLADYLEKEHILQSKVKNALIYPAFVVGLFVVVAGILIGVVFPQIGPIFEESGVQLPLPTRVLIGAGNFLANWWFAVVIVSAIFLFMAIDYARSREGKIVIDQISVKLPVFGQLFVKTYVARFAEAVNVLIRGGIPIAQAIEISADTIGSDVYREALKEAAAGIRRGELMSATLEKNETYFPAIVSQMIAVGESTGKLDDMLKRLATFYTREVDDLVTNLVELIQPALMVVVGVLTGLLFASLLLPLYSLVRAF